GAAAATCTTTTTGGGATTATTTAACAATGACTGTAGCTCTTTTTGGTGTATCTATGCCGGTTTTCTGGTTAGGTATAATGCTTATGCTTATTTTTGGAATCTGGCTGCACATACTTCCCATATCTGGAAGAATGGATGTATATATCTCTGTTAATAGAATCACAAATTTCCTTCTCATAGATAGCTTAATTACAGGCAACTTTGAAGCTTTTTTCAATATTTTGAAACACCTTGTTCTTCCAGGTATTGCTCTTGCGACAATCCCAATGGCTTTTATAGCAAGAATAACGAGATCAAGCATGCTTGATGTTATGAGTAAAGATTATGTGAGAACTGCTAAAGCTAAGGGTCTATCTGAAAAAAGTGTTATATTAAAGCATGCCTTTAGAAATGCTCTAATTCCCATTGTGACGAGTGTGGGGACTCAGTTTGCCCTTTTATTAGCTGGCGCAATTTTAACGGAAACAGTTTTTGCCTGGCCCGGTCTTGGGAGATATATTGTTGGAGCTGTGAGTGCAAGAGATTACCCAGTTGTTCAGGGTTCCATTATATTTGTTGCATTCTTGGTTGCCATAGTAAATCTATTTGTGGATATTCTTTATGCTTATATTGATCCGAGGATAAGATATTAAATGAGAAAGAAAAACGAATTTTTGGTAATATGGAGATATTTAAAGAAGAATAGAACTGCAATGGCAGGGTTATTTATAATTATTGTGGCAGTAATTATTGCCATTTTTGCCAACTATCTTGCTCCATTCAATCCCCTCTCTCAATCACTGAAGGATAGGTTTAAACCTGGTTTCTGGGCAGGAAATTTTCAAAATTTTCTTGGTACAGATGATTTTGGAAGAGACCTTCTATCAAGGATTATATACGGTGCAAGAGTTTCTCTTACTGTCGGTTTTATAGCGGTTATTATAGGTGTCCTTCTTGGTTCTTTTTTTGGAATGATATCAGGATACTTTGGTGGTATTTTAGATAGCTTAATAATGAGGGGGGTAGATATTATGTTTTCTATACCAAGTATCCTTCTTGCAATAGTGATTATGGCAATTCTTGGAACCGGATTGGACAAAGCAATGATAGCTATTGGTATAACTTACGCTCCACAAATTGCGAGAATAGTAAGGTCAGAGACAATGATGGTGAAGAATATGGAGTATGTGGAGGCAGCAGTTGCCATTGGAGAACCACATTACATGATTATATGGAGACATGTTATAAGGAATGTGCTTTCGCCAATAATAGTTTATGGAACATTAAGTATCGGAAGCGCCATTCTTGATGCTGCTGCCCTTGGCTTTCTTGGACTTGGTGCTCAACCTCCAACACCAGAATGGGGAGCTATGCTTGCAAGGAGCTATCAGTACATTACTGCTGGAGCTTGGTGGGTAGCCACATTTCCTGGTTTATGTATTTTACTTGTAGTGCTTGGATTTAATCTTCTTGGTGATGGGATAAGAGATGCAATTGATCCAACCTTAAGAACATAAATTGGTTAGGGTAAAAAAATTTGGTAAAATTGTGGTGGAGGTGAAAGATGATTAGAACAGTTATCTATCTCATTTTGTTTATACTTGCCATAATCTTCCTCTTTCAGAATGGGAGTCAGCCGGTTACTCTCACTTTTCTTAAATGGTCAACTCCAGAACCTATACCAGTGGGTTTTGTCTTCATAGGAGCTCTTTTGTTTGGTGCTATCGTTGTCTGGCTCTGGCACTTACCTCAAATTGTTCTCTTAAAAAGAAAAACAAGATCACTGAACAAAAGAATTACGAAACTTGTAGAGGATATAAAGAGAAAGGAGAATGAATTAGAGGCACTAAAAAAAGAGAAAGAGGAGCTTGAAGCTAAGTTGAGAGAGATTGAGGGGAAGAAACCTGAGGAGACGGAAGAGAAATCTGAGAGGGAGAAAGAGGAGAAAGTTGTGGAACAAAATGAGAATGATGAGAAAAATGAGAAAAAGAGGGGATTCTTTGGCTTTTTAAAGGGTAGAAAGGATGAAGAAGGAGGCAATTAGAAAGCTTGCCATAGCTGGAATTGTTGCTGGATTGTATCTCTCTTTAACCCTTCTATTTGCACCTATAAGTTTCAAGGCATTCCAGATAAGGGTGTCTGAAGCCTTAACACTTCTACCTTTTATATTTCCAGAAGCCATTTTAGGTCTTTTTGTGGGTTGCTTTATTGCCAATTTCTTCTCACCCTTTGGGATAATTGATGTAGTTTTCGGATCCACTCTTACTCTTCTTGCTGCGTATCTCACCCACCTTTTAGGTAAAACAAAAAAGCCCTATCTTGCTCCAATTCCCCCTATTCTTATAAATGGTTTTGGGGTAAGTTTTTATATTACCCTTCTTTCTAAAAGCGACACTTTATCTTTTACAAATTTTGATTTAAGAATGTATCTATCAGTATCTCTCTCAATAATAATAGGTGAAGCACTGGCAACTTATCTTATTGGTCTTCCCCTTTTATATGCCCTTATGAGGTTACCATTTTTAAGGAGGATAAGAAATGAATTTTAGAGTTACCCTTGCACAGATAAATCCCAATTTAGGAAGGATCGATGAGAACATCAAAAAACATGAACTTTTTATTAAAAATGCCATAGATGAGGAAAGTGACTTGATCATATTTCCAGAACTATCTCTTACAGGATACTACCTTGAAGACGGTACTTTTGATGTAGCAATGGATAGAAATGAGATTGAGAATATTTTTTCAGATTTAAGTAAAAAGATTGACATTGTTGTGGGTTTTGTGGAGAGAGGGGAGGACAAGAATTTCTACATTTCTCAAGCCTATCTATCTTATGGGAAAATCATTCATGTTCATAGAAAGATCTACCCTCCCACACATGGAATGTTTGAAGATTTGAAATTCTTTGGAAGGGGAAGAAAAGTTAAAAGTTTTAATACAAGATTTGGAAAGGCAGGGATATTAATTTGCAGAGATTTCTTTCATCCATCACTACCTCTTATATACTATCTAAAAAATGTTGATTTCATGATTTTTGTATCTGCAATACCAGTAAGGGGCGGCTACAATGAGAAAGATGTAGGTATCTTTAAGACAACAGATTCTCTCATATCTTCCTATGCCTCAAGATTTCAGAGCTTCATATTCTTTGTAAACAGAGTTGGTTTTGAGGAGGGGATAGGTTTTATGGGTGGTTCAAGTATTAAGGATCCATATGGAACCACCATACTTAGCCTGCCTCTTTTGGAGGAGACTATGGGAACCAAAGAGATAAAAACTTCTTTAATTGAAGAGGCAAGGTTTAAACTTCCCTTAAGGAGAGAAGAGGATGTGGACTTGATTGTTTCAAATATAGAGGAGATTCATGATGATTGAACTTACATTAAATAAAGAGTTTGCAAGGAAATACATAGTGGAGTTTATAAGGGAGGAGAGTGAGAAGATTGGTCTTAAAAAAACAGTTATTGGT
This window of the Caldisericia bacterium genome carries:
- a CDS encoding LapA family protein, producing the protein MIRTVIYLILFILAIIFLFQNGSQPVTLTFLKWSTPEPIPVGFVFIGALLFGAIVVWLWHLPQIVLLKRKTRSLNKRITKLVEDIKRKENELEALKKEKEELEAKLREIEGKKPEETEEKSEREKEEKVVEQNENDEKNEKKRGFFGFLKGRKDEEGGN
- a CDS encoding QueT transporter family protein; the protein is MKKEAIRKLAIAGIVAGLYLSLTLLFAPISFKAFQIRVSEALTLLPFIFPEAILGLFVGCFIANFFSPFGIIDVVFGSTLTLLAAYLTHLLGKTKKPYLAPIPPILINGFGVSFYITLLSKSDTLSFTNFDLRMYLSVSLSIIIGEALATYLIGLPLLYALMRLPFLRRIRNEF
- a CDS encoding ABC transporter permease: MRKKNEFLVIWRYLKKNRTAMAGLFIIIVAVIIAIFANYLAPFNPLSQSLKDRFKPGFWAGNFQNFLGTDDFGRDLLSRIIYGARVSLTVGFIAVIIGVLLGSFFGMISGYFGGILDSLIMRGVDIMFSIPSILLAIVIMAILGTGLDKAMIAIGITYAPQIARIVRSETMMVKNMEYVEAAVAIGEPHYMIIWRHVIRNVLSPIIVYGTLSIGSAILDAAALGFLGLGAQPPTPEWGAMLARSYQYITAGAWWVATFPGLCILLVVLGFNLLGDGIRDAIDPTLRT
- a CDS encoding ABC transporter permease; translation: MRKYIVRRVFELVLVLFVVSIFAFFLIRLAPGDPAVVLAGEHATEEILQEIREKWGLDKPLIVQYFIWLKSALKGDFGRSVRTGDSVLKELLYRFPNTFELSLFAMIIATVVGVFAGVVSAVKRKSFWDYLTMTVALFGVSMPVFWLGIMLMLIFGIWLHILPISGRMDVYISVNRITNFLLIDSLITGNFEAFFNILKHLVLPGIALATIPMAFIARITRSSMLDVMSKDYVRTAKAKGLSEKSVILKHAFRNALIPIVTSVGTQFALLLAGAILTETVFAWPGLGRYIVGAVSARDYPVVQGSIIFVAFLVAIVNLFVDILYAYIDPRIRY
- a CDS encoding nitrilase — translated: MNFRVTLAQINPNLGRIDENIKKHELFIKNAIDEESDLIIFPELSLTGYYLEDGTFDVAMDRNEIENIFSDLSKKIDIVVGFVERGEDKNFYISQAYLSYGKIIHVHRKIYPPTHGMFEDLKFFGRGRKVKSFNTRFGKAGILICRDFFHPSLPLIYYLKNVDFMIFVSAIPVRGGYNEKDVGIFKTTDSLISSYASRFQSFIFFVNRVGFEEGIGFMGGSSIKDPYGTTILSLPLLEETMGTKEIKTSLIEEARFKLPLRREEDVDLIVSNIEEIHDD